GAGAAAAGAAGCGTTAAAGTAATAATATATAAAAAGATCGACGATGAACAACTAATAAAATTGTATCAAAGGGCTAAAATAACAGTCTATGCACCAGTTGAAGAGCCATTTGGATTAGTCCCACTTGAATCAATGTCCTGCGGAACATCTGTAATAGGAATAAGAGAGGGGGGGGTTTGTGAATCTGTTATTCATCAAAAAACGGGCCTTCTAACTGATAGAGTTACAGAAAATTATGCTAAAGCTGTTCAGTTTTTATTGGAAAATAAAGAAGTAGCAAGGAGATATGATAAACAAGGCCGGGAATATGTCGTTGAAAATTGGTCATGGGAAAAATCAGTATCTAACCTGGAAAAATATTTTTATAATGTTGTTGATGATACTAATTGAATTAAACAAATGAAAATAAATTTTATTATCCCTTTCACATATATAACAGGCGGAATAAGAGTGATTTTTGAGTATGCGAACAGATTAACCGAAAAAGGGCATATTGTTAATGTAATTTATCCTTTGAAAGCCTATAACTTTGGAGATACGACGTTAAAAGGTTTTTATTGGCAAACCAAAGGTTCATTGAGAAATTTAATAAAAGGGAAAAAAATTAACTGGATTGAAATAAATTTTAATTTGTTACAAGTTCCTTTTATCACTGATATGTTTGTTCCAGATGCAGATGCAGTTATCGCAACAGCATGGCCGACCGCTTATTCAGTCTATAATTTATCTAAAAAAAAAGGAGAGAAATTCTATTTTATTCAGCATTATGAGATATGGAGCGGACAAAAAGAACTTGTTGATAAAACTTATAATTTGTCTTTATACCAGATAACTATAGCTTCATGGTTGGAAAGATTATTAAAGGAAAAATTTAATTCTAAAAAATTATCGGTAATTGTAAATGCTGTAGATATTAATCTATTTTACAATGATCAAAAAACATATAATAAAAATAAGAGAATTCTAATGCTATATAGTCAGCATAAATGGAAAGGAGTTGAAGATGGCATAAGGGCATTTGAAATTGCAAAAAAAAGCTACCCAAATATTGAATTAATCATGTTTGGGGTTAAGAAATATCCTGATGTTCCAAGTTATGTTGAATTTTATGAAAATCCGAAACAAGAAAAAATAAGAGAAATCTATTGTTCTTGTGATATTTTTATTTCGCCGAGCTGGACGGAAGGATGTCAGTTGCCCCCCATGGAAGCTATGGCTTGTAAATGTGCCGTTATTGCAACAAATATCGGCGGGATCCCGGATTATACCATTCCCGGGAAGACCGCTTTAGTATCGGAACCAAAAGATATAAATAAATTAGCGGAACATCTTATTTTTCTGCTTGGTAATGAAAATGAGCTTAAACGTTTATCCTTCGCAGGTTATGAATATATTAAAAATTTTACATGGGAAAAGGCAGTGAAAAAATTTGAGAAAGTCCTTGAAGAAGGACTAAGAAACAAATGATTTACATAATTATTATAAGCTGGAATAAATTAGACGATATTGTCGACTGCTTAAATTCCATTTTCGAATCTTTATTTGATGGATTCAAAATTATTATTGTAGATAATGCTTCAGAACAGGAAATTGTTAAAACTATACATAACAAATTTCCTCATGTGGTAATTATTGAAAACAAAACAAATTTAGGGTTTGCCGAGGGAAATAATATTGGTATTGACTATGCCTTAAAAGAGGGTGCTTCAGATATACTTTTATTAAATAATGATGTAATAATTGACCCTAAAATGATAGGAGAACTGTTTAAGGTTTTACATTCTGATTGTAAGATTGGGATTGTAGGCCCTAAAGTTTATTATTATGGTGACCAAAATATTTTGCAGTCTGTGGGTGAAAAGTTTGATGAAAATCTGACATTGGATATTCGCGCTAATAAGAATATTGACAAAGGACAATTCGATAGGGTAGAGGAAGTTGATTTTACTACAGGCTGTGCGTTAATGATTAAAACAGAGGTTATAAAAAAAATCGGACACTTTGATCCAAAATTTTATATGTATTGGGAAGAAACTGATTTATGTTTCAGGGCTAAAAATGCCGGTTACAGTATAATTTATGTTCCAAAAGCAAAGATGTGGCATAAGGGAGGGGCAGTTTCGACACCTATAATTACTTATTATATGACGCGTAATAAATTATTTTTCTTAAAAAAACATAAATTTGGAAGCATTAAAATATTAAAAACTTTATTTGGAAATATTAAAACTATCCTTAGTTGGAGCATACGAGCAAAATGGAAAGATAAATTTCAAGAAAGAAATATGGCCATTAAGGCGATTATTGATTTTTTATTAAACAGGACAGGGAGGTTTATCGTTTAATGAATATCCTTTTTATTTGTTCGTGGTTTCCTTATCCGCCAGATAATGGCTCAAGAATCAGGTCATTTAATCTAATAAAAGCTCTTTCTAAAAAACATAGAATTAGTTTAATGTCTTTTAGGCAATCTGATGTTTCTGGGAAAGATATAGAATCTTTGAAAGAATATTGTAATGATATTAAAGCTATATATTTTAAGAGTTTTAATCCAAAAAGCTTTAAAGCTTTTTGGGGCTTTTTTAATTTGACGACTCCACGAAGTTTAATTGACATTTATAATAAAGAAATGCAAGAAAATGTTTGTAATATAATTAAAGATCAGAAAATTGATTTAATAATTTGCACTGAACCTCAAGTTGTATTATATGCAAGAAAATTCAAAAAAATCCCTAAAATATATTCTGAAGTTGAATATCCTCCACTGCCCATATCAAGAGGTGAAACATTTAAAGATTTAATTATATATAAGTTAAGATATTGGAAATCGGTTAATTTCCTTAAGAAAATATTATCAGAGTTTGACGGTTATGGAACTGCTTCCGAAATTACACGGCAAAAAGTTTCGGAAATAAATTCTTCCATTTTAAATGAAATTATTCCAAATGGAGTTGACATACCCAACCATTCCCTCAGCTTTATTAAAGAACAAAAAAATACAATAATTTATTCAGGTTCTATGACTTATGGAGCCAATTATGACGCAATGGAATATTTTCTGGGTAAAATTTATCCTTTAATAAGAAAAGAAATAAAAGACATCAAATTAAAAATAACCGGAAGTATTGAGAATGTTGATATTAATAAATTAAAAGCAGATAATAGTGTTGAATTAACCGGATATGTTAATGATATTAAATCTTTAATAATAAGTAGTGACGTATGCATAGTGCCTTTAAGAGTTGGCGGAGGGACGCGGCTGAAAATAGTCGAAGCAATGGCTTTAGGAACTCCTGTTGTTTCAACATCAAAAGGAGCGGAAGGAATCGAAGGTCTCAAACCAGTTCTATCCTCTGGAGCCTCGACCCTGGAGCCTGGAACTTTTTATAACATTTGGATTGAGGATGAACCGGAAAATTTTGCAAAAGGAGTAGTTGAGTTACTAAAAAATCGGGAGTTTGCTGAACAGATGGCTATAAATGCAAGAAAATTAGTGGAGGAACGGTATGATTGGAAAATGATTGGTGAAAAATTTGGAATATTCATTGAAAAGGTTATTGAGAAAAAGAAAAACAGCATTTAACTTATATTGACATAATAACTTAAAAAGAAGCGTCAAATGTTTAATATTATCAAACAAATCTATAGAATAGTAGAGCAAAAAATCCCAATAATTGCCAGATTGAAAATTCTTG
Above is a window of bacterium DNA encoding:
- a CDS encoding glycosyltransferase family 4 protein, whose amino-acid sequence is MKINFIIPFTYITGGIRVIFEYANRLTEKGHIVNVIYPLKAYNFGDTTLKGFYWQTKGSLRNLIKGKKINWIEINFNLLQVPFITDMFVPDADAVIATAWPTAYSVYNLSKKKGEKFYFIQHYEIWSGQKELVDKTYNLSLYQITIASWLERLLKEKFNSKKLSVIVNAVDINLFYNDQKTYNKNKRILMLYSQHKWKGVEDGIRAFEIAKKSYPNIELIMFGVKKYPDVPSYVEFYENPKQEKIREIYCSCDIFISPSWTEGCQLPPMEAMACKCAVIATNIGGIPDYTIPGKTALVSEPKDINKLAEHLIFLLGNENELKRLSFAGYEYIKNFTWEKAVKKFEKVLEEGLRNK
- a CDS encoding glycosyltransferase family 2 protein, whose translation is MIYIIIISWNKLDDIVDCLNSIFESLFDGFKIIIVDNASEQEIVKTIHNKFPHVVIIENKTNLGFAEGNNIGIDYALKEGASDILLLNNDVIIDPKMIGELFKVLHSDCKIGIVGPKVYYYGDQNILQSVGEKFDENLTLDIRANKNIDKGQFDRVEEVDFTTGCALMIKTEVIKKIGHFDPKFYMYWEETDLCFRAKNAGYSIIYVPKAKMWHKGGAVSTPIITYYMTRNKLFFLKKHKFGSIKILKTLFGNIKTILSWSIRAKWKDKFQERNMAIKAIIDFLLNRTGRFIV
- a CDS encoding glycosyltransferase family 4 protein: MNILFICSWFPYPPDNGSRIRSFNLIKALSKKHRISLMSFRQSDVSGKDIESLKEYCNDIKAIYFKSFNPKSFKAFWGFFNLTTPRSLIDIYNKEMQENVCNIIKDQKIDLIICTEPQVVLYARKFKKIPKIYSEVEYPPLPISRGETFKDLIIYKLRYWKSVNFLKKILSEFDGYGTASEITRQKVSEINSSILNEIIPNGVDIPNHSLSFIKEQKNTIIYSGSMTYGANYDAMEYFLGKIYPLIRKEIKDIKLKITGSIENVDINKLKADNSVELTGYVNDIKSLIISSDVCIVPLRVGGGTRLKIVEAMALGTPVVSTSKGAEGIEGLKPVLSSGASTLEPGTFYNIWIEDEPENFAKGVVELLKNREFAEQMAINARKLVEERYDWKMIGEKFGIFIEKVIEKKKNSI